The Acidimicrobiales bacterium genome has a window encoding:
- the lepA gene encoding translation elongation factor 4 yields the protein MATLERYRNVCIIAHIDHGKSTLADRLLELCGAVDPRDMRAQYLDSMDIERERGITIKLQSVRLEHRDHVVHLIDTPGHVDFGYEVSRSLAACEGAILLVDAAQGIEAQTLANCYLALEHDLEIVAALNKIDLPAADPDRYAEEIEKVLGLPADEILRVSAKTGEGVEALLDAVVERVPPPEGDPDADLQGLIFDSHFDQYRGVVSSVRVVNGVLSTGSRLRFVQAGAVHDADEVGVRTPDPTPVAGLGAGEVGYLIAGIKDVGEARSGETVTTLASPAPALEGYQEPKPMVFCGLYPIDGDEFPALREALDKLRLNDSSYTFQPESSGALGFGFRCGFLGLLHMEIVRERLEREFNLSLIATAPSVQYIVHKVNGETVTIDNPSELPPATEVDHIEEPFLTTTILTPTTYTGALMELCQNRRGEMVKLEYLSPERMELVYETPLAEVVTDFFDQLKSRTQGYASLDYEPSGYRRSNLVKVDILLNSVPVDAFSMIVHKDKAYAYGLRMTEKLKELIPRQLFDVPIQAAIGGRIIARETVKAKRKDVLAKCYGGDISRKRKLLEKQKEGKKRMKNIGRVEVPQEAFVSALRLED from the coding sequence TTGGCCACCCTCGAGCGCTACCGCAACGTCTGCATCATCGCCCACATCGACCACGGCAAGTCCACCCTGGCGGACCGCCTGCTCGAGCTGTGCGGCGCGGTCGACCCACGCGACATGCGGGCCCAGTACCTCGACTCGATGGACATCGAGCGAGAGCGGGGCATCACCATCAAGCTGCAGAGCGTGCGCCTCGAGCACCGGGACCACGTCGTCCACCTGATCGACACGCCCGGCCACGTCGACTTCGGCTACGAGGTGAGCCGCTCGCTGGCCGCCTGCGAAGGGGCGATCCTGCTCGTCGACGCCGCCCAGGGCATCGAGGCCCAGACGCTGGCCAACTGCTACCTGGCCCTCGAGCACGACCTCGAGATCGTCGCCGCCCTCAACAAGATCGACCTGCCCGCCGCCGACCCGGACCGCTACGCCGAGGAGATCGAGAAGGTCCTCGGCCTCCCCGCCGACGAGATCCTGCGCGTCAGCGCCAAGACCGGCGAGGGCGTCGAGGCCCTGCTCGATGCGGTCGTCGAGCGGGTCCCGCCCCCCGAGGGCGACCCGGACGCCGACCTGCAGGGCCTGATCTTCGACTCCCACTTCGACCAGTACCGCGGGGTCGTGTCGTCGGTGCGGGTCGTGAACGGGGTGCTGTCGACCGGCAGCCGGCTGCGCTTCGTGCAGGCCGGCGCGGTGCACGACGCCGACGAGGTGGGGGTGCGCACCCCCGACCCGACGCCCGTGGCGGGCCTCGGCGCGGGGGAGGTGGGCTACCTGATCGCGGGCATCAAGGACGTGGGCGAGGCCCGCTCCGGCGAGACCGTGACCACCCTGGCGTCACCGGCGCCGGCGCTCGAGGGCTACCAGGAGCCCAAGCCGATGGTCTTCTGCGGGCTCTACCCGATCGACGGTGACGAGTTCCCGGCCCTTCGCGAGGCGCTCGACAAGCTCCGGCTGAACGACTCGTCGTACACGTTCCAGCCCGAGAGCTCCGGTGCCCTCGGCTTCGGGTTCCGCTGCGGGTTCCTCGGGCTCCTGCACATGGAGATCGTCCGGGAGCGCCTCGAGCGCGAGTTCAACCTCTCGCTCATCGCCACCGCGCCGTCGGTGCAGTACATCGTGCACAAGGTCAACGGCGAGACGGTCACGATCGACAACCCCAGCGAGCTGCCGCCGGCGACCGAGGTCGACCACATCGAGGAGCCGTTCCTCACCACCACGATCCTCACCCCGACCACCTACACCGGTGCGCTCATGGAGCTGTGCCAGAACCGGCGGGGCGAGATGGTCAAGCTCGAGTACCTGTCCCCGGAGCGGATGGAGCTCGTCTACGAGACGCCGCTCGCCGAGGTGGTGACCGACTTCTTCGACCAGCTCAAGAGCCGCACCCAGGGCTACGCCAGCCTCGACTACGAGCCGTCGGGCTACCGGCGGTCGAACCTGGTGAAGGTCGACATCCTCCTCAACTCGGTGCCCGTCGACGCCTTCAGCATGATCGTGCACAAGGACAAGGCCTACGCCTACGGCCTGCGCATGACCGAGAAGCTCAAGGAGCTGATCCCCCGCCAGCTCTTCGACGTGCCCATCCAGGCGGCCATCGGCGGGCGCATCATCGCCCGCGAGACGGTGAAGGCCAAGCGAAAGGACGTCCTCGCGAAGTGCTACGGCGGCGACATCAGCCGCAAGCGCAAGCTGCTCGAGAAGCAGAAGGAGGGCAAGAAGCGCATGAAGAACATCGGGCGGGTCGAGGTGCCCCAGGAGGCCTTCGTGTCCGCGCTCCGCCTCGAGGACTGA
- the rpsT gene encoding 30S ribosomal protein S20, which translates to MANIKSQIKRNKQNERRRLRNKAVRSELKTRTKRAETAAAEGSDDATEALREAIKRIDKAASKGVIHKNQAARRKSRLVKRISTADAAE; encoded by the coding sequence GTGGCCAACATCAAGAGCCAGATCAAGCGCAACAAGCAGAACGAGCGGCGTCGCCTGCGCAACAAGGCGGTGCGCTCCGAGCTGAAGACCCGCACCAAGCGGGCCGAGACCGCCGCCGCCGAGGGCTCCGACGACGCCACCGAGGCGCTGCGCGAGGCCATCAAGCGGATCGACAAGGCCGCCAGCAAGGGCGTGATCCACAAGAACCAGGCCGCCCGGCGCAAGAGTCGGCTGGTCAAGCGGATCTCCACCGCCGACGCCGCCGAGTAG
- the holA gene encoding DNA polymerase III subunit delta, with product MNVDTALPVYLLKGSDEVLLETAAVDLVRELVGDGDRSLMVEELTADAFERDAGAFDVAPLVDAAQTPPFLTDRRVVVARHAAVFTTKEAVAPLVAYLDDPLPSTALVLVWEKDDRPGRQGRLGNVPRSLADAVSGAGGVVVDTAPGRGKARTTWVDDQLRDASVVLDAAARAAVVDTLGDDLGRLPALLVTLAGVFGEGARVGRDDVEPYLGGAGDVAPWDLTDAIDAGDVPRALDMLHRMLDGGGRHPLQVMATLTNHYLRMLRLDDPDVRGEKAAAEVLGIKGSTFPAKKALTGAERLGSDRLAEVVELLARADLDLHGARAWPPDVVVEVLVARLAGRTRAASRR from the coding sequence ATGAACGTCGACACCGCACTCCCGGTCTATCTGTTGAAGGGCTCGGACGAGGTGCTGCTCGAGACGGCTGCGGTCGACCTGGTGCGCGAGCTCGTGGGCGACGGGGACCGCTCACTGATGGTCGAGGAGCTCACCGCGGACGCGTTCGAACGCGACGCCGGGGCCTTCGACGTCGCGCCGCTCGTCGACGCCGCCCAGACGCCGCCGTTCCTCACCGACCGTCGGGTGGTGGTCGCCCGCCACGCTGCGGTCTTCACCACCAAGGAAGCGGTCGCGCCGCTGGTCGCCTACCTCGACGATCCCCTGCCGAGCACGGCCCTCGTGCTGGTGTGGGAGAAGGACGACCGACCCGGCCGGCAGGGCCGGCTCGGCAACGTCCCGCGCAGCCTCGCCGATGCCGTCAGCGGGGCCGGCGGGGTCGTGGTCGACACCGCTCCCGGCCGGGGGAAGGCCCGGACGACCTGGGTGGACGACCAGCTCCGCGACGCGTCGGTGGTCCTCGACGCGGCCGCCCGGGCCGCGGTGGTCGACACCCTCGGCGACGACCTCGGGCGCCTGCCCGCCCTCCTGGTGACCCTCGCCGGCGTCTTCGGGGAGGGAGCCCGGGTCGGTCGTGACGACGTCGAGCCCTACCTCGGCGGTGCGGGCGACGTCGCCCCCTGGGACCTCACCGACGCCATCGACGCCGGGGACGTGCCCCGGGCTCTCGACATGTTGCACCGGATGCTCGACGGCGGCGGCCGGCACCCATTGCAGGTGATGGCCACCCTCACGAACCACTACCTGCGGATGCTGCGCCTCGACGACCCGGACGTGCGCGGCGAGAAGGCGGCCGCCGAGGTGCTCGGCATCAAGGGCAGCACGTTCCCCGCCAAGAAGGCGCTCACCGGCGCCGAGCGGTTGGGCTCGGACCGCCTGGCCGAGGTGGTCGAGTTGCTGGCCCGGGCCGACCTCGACCTGCACGGGGCCAGGGCGTGGCCGCCCGACGTGGTGGTCGAGGTGCTGGTGGCCCGCCTCGCCGGGCGCACCCGGGCGGCCTCGCGGCGCTGA
- the folP gene encoding dihydropteroate synthase — protein sequence MFLDLGTTRFDITTRAVVMGILNRTPDSFYDQGAYYEFDAFLRKAEQLVVDGADFLDVGGVKAGPGEEVTEAQELDRVVPAVEALRSRFDLPLSVDTWRASVAAACFEAGACVGNDISGFADPDYLDVCAAAGASVVATHIRLAPRVPDPDPHYDDLVGEVCAFLADRAERARVAGIPRERIMVDAGLDLGKSEAQSLVLLRASDRLAELGYPVFLSASNKRFLWTLLGVDRSEAQMGTMAAHALGIALGCRILRSHDARDGRRVADTMSAVLAAA from the coding sequence GTGTTCCTCGACCTCGGGACGACCCGCTTCGACATCACCACCCGGGCCGTGGTGATGGGCATCCTGAACCGCACACCGGACTCGTTCTACGACCAGGGCGCCTACTACGAGTTCGACGCCTTCCTCCGCAAGGCCGAGCAACTCGTCGTCGACGGCGCCGACTTCCTCGACGTGGGGGGCGTGAAGGCCGGCCCGGGGGAGGAGGTCACCGAGGCTCAGGAGCTCGACCGGGTCGTCCCGGCCGTCGAGGCGCTGCGCAGCCGGTTCGACCTCCCGCTCTCGGTCGACACCTGGCGGGCGTCCGTGGCCGCGGCGTGCTTCGAGGCCGGGGCGTGCGTCGGCAACGACATCAGCGGGTTCGCCGACCCGGACTACCTCGACGTGTGCGCCGCCGCCGGCGCGTCGGTGGTGGCCACCCACATCCGCCTGGCGCCGCGGGTCCCCGACCCCGACCCGCACTACGACGACCTCGTGGGCGAGGTGTGCGCCTTCCTCGCCGACCGGGCCGAGCGGGCCCGGGTCGCCGGCATCCCGCGCGAGCGGATCATGGTCGACGCCGGGCTCGACCTCGGCAAGTCCGAAGCCCAGTCGTTGGTGCTGCTGCGGGCGTCGGATCGCCTGGCCGAGCTCGGGTACCCGGTGTTCCTCTCGGCCTCCAACAAGCGGTTCCTGTGGACGCTCCTGGGCGTCGATCGCTCCGAGGCCCAGATGGGCACGATGGCCGCCCACGCGCTCGGCATCGCCCTGGGCTGTCGCATCCTGCGGTCCCACGACGCCCGCGACGGCCGCCGCGTGGCCGACACCATGTCGGCGGTGCTCGCCGCCGCATGA
- a CDS encoding ComEC/Rec2 family competence protein, with protein sequence MSVIDRSRRALDWLGLQGRPGQLDDVGAVVLAGAVVVGAFAAVAVPVVGAVGVSLAALASRRVALVWAAGALLASSLAAQAWTGMTPPDPAPYRGAVTLARDPEARNGGWRVEVVAGGRRFEAFAPGAAGARLSDRSAGQHVDVVGRIEPIRDMPWLTARHVVGRLVVDEVGGWREGGPLGRLANGVRSVLRRGAEPLPDDQRALFLGFVLGDDRGQPPEVADDFDAAGLQHLLVVSGQNVAFVLVVAGPLLRGFDRRTRLAATVALLVVFASVTRFEPSVLRATVMAGLAALAVALGRAASGVRVLALAVAALVVADPFLVHAVGFRLSVAASAGILFLAAPLAAAIPGPRFVVLPLAVTLAAQAGVAPVLIPTFGPMPVAAIPANLLAEPVAGLVMMWGCSAGLVAGVAGGPVAAVLQWPTGLGIGWVAAVARWAADLPLGGLGSVGVAAVAAGLGVSVLAARRGRRALATVVALLLVAVPVHACSTATGLRPEGPVEVAGGQLWVSADGASGDTLTVLVVDGTVAAAPLLAALRDRGVEEVALVVARSGGSRTAAALAALDERVDLGVVWAPPGHRIPGAVTPDPGRVGLAGLTLDVQATQPRLDVDVDVDVATDPDGSPR encoded by the coding sequence GTGAGCGTCATCGACCGGTCGCGTCGCGCCCTGGACTGGTTGGGCCTCCAGGGCCGGCCCGGACAGCTCGACGACGTCGGGGCGGTCGTGCTGGCCGGGGCGGTGGTCGTCGGTGCGTTCGCCGCGGTCGCGGTCCCCGTGGTGGGGGCGGTGGGTGTGTCCCTCGCCGCGCTCGCCTCACGCCGGGTGGCGCTGGTGTGGGCGGCGGGAGCGTTGCTGGCCTCGTCGCTCGCCGCTCAGGCCTGGACGGGCATGACGCCTCCTGATCCCGCGCCGTACCGGGGGGCGGTCACCCTGGCCCGTGACCCGGAGGCCCGGAACGGGGGCTGGCGGGTGGAGGTGGTCGCCGGCGGTCGCCGGTTCGAGGCGTTCGCTCCCGGGGCGGCCGGCGCCCGCCTCTCCGACCGTTCGGCGGGGCAGCACGTCGACGTCGTCGGCCGGATCGAGCCGATCCGGGACATGCCGTGGCTGACCGCCCGCCACGTGGTCGGCCGCCTCGTCGTCGACGAGGTCGGGGGTTGGCGGGAGGGCGGGCCGCTGGGACGGCTGGCCAACGGCGTGCGGTCCGTGCTGCGTCGCGGTGCCGAGCCCTTGCCCGACGACCAGCGGGCGCTGTTCCTCGGCTTCGTGCTCGGCGACGACCGTGGCCAGCCCCCGGAGGTGGCCGACGACTTCGATGCCGCCGGCCTCCAGCACCTGCTCGTCGTGTCCGGTCAGAACGTGGCGTTCGTCCTCGTCGTGGCCGGTCCGCTGCTGCGTGGGTTCGACCGCCGAACCCGTCTCGCGGCGACGGTGGCGTTGCTGGTCGTCTTCGCCTCCGTCACCCGGTTCGAGCCGTCGGTGCTGCGGGCCACGGTCATGGCCGGGCTCGCGGCGCTCGCGGTGGCCCTCGGTCGTGCAGCATCCGGGGTTCGCGTCCTGGCCCTCGCCGTCGCCGCGCTCGTCGTGGCCGACCCCTTCCTCGTCCACGCCGTCGGATTCCGCCTCTCGGTGGCGGCGTCGGCGGGCATCCTCTTCCTGGCCGCGCCGTTGGCGGCGGCGATCCCCGGGCCCCGGTTCGTCGTCCTGCCCCTGGCCGTCACCCTCGCCGCCCAGGCCGGGGTGGCCCCGGTGCTCATCCCCACGTTCGGCCCGATGCCGGTGGCCGCGATCCCGGCCAACCTCCTCGCCGAGCCCGTCGCAGGGCTGGTGATGATGTGGGGCTGCAGCGCCGGTCTGGTGGCGGGCGTCGCCGGCGGGCCGGTGGCCGCCGTGCTGCAGTGGCCGACCGGCCTGGGCATCGGCTGGGTGGCGGCGGTGGCCCGCTGGGCGGCCGATCTCCCCCTCGGCGGCCTCGGGTCGGTCGGCGTGGCCGCGGTCGCCGCCGGGCTCGGGGTGTCGGTCCTCGCCGCCCGCCGGGGCCGCCGGGCCCTCGCGACCGTCGTCGCGCTCCTCCTGGTGGCCGTGCCGGTCCATGCCTGCTCGACGGCGACGGGGCTGCGGCCCGAGGGGCCCGTGGAGGTGGCGGGCGGTCAGCTCTGGGTCTCGGCCGACGGCGCCTCGGGCGACACGCTCACCGTCCTGGTGGTGGACGGGACGGTCGCCGCCGCCCCGCTCCTCGCCGCGCTGCGCGATCGCGGGGTCGAGGAGGTCGCCCTGGTCGTCGCCCGATCGGGGGGCAGCCGTACCGCCGCCGCACTCGCCGCGCTCGACGAGCGCGTCGACCTGGGCGTGGTCTGGGCGCCACCGGGGCACCGCATCCCCGGGGCCGTGACGCCCGACCCGGGTCGGGTCGGCCTCGCCGGGCTCACCCTCGACGTGCAGGCCACCCAGCCCCGCCTCGACGTCGACGTCGACGTCGACGTCGCCACGGACCCCGACGGGTCGCCGCGGTGA
- a CDS encoding helix-hairpin-helix domain-containing protein, whose translation MSEPQPHGPVDERSLAALEALRREPSPGRPADGELVRPWWVDRAREMVVARWPAVVERPGGVVVAVAVGLVVLVGLVLWVTGVVGGGSTAAQGPPLSLPFTTAVDGTGDVLGPGGTAGAPTTTTAVVVHAAGAVVRPGVHRLPGGSRVADVLAAAGGPGPDADLDRVNLAALVADGQRLYVPRLGEAAVPAPVGAADGAGTAGAAGGGTSPTAGGPVDLNAATESELDVLPGVGPSTASAIVAHREANGPFSRVDDLLEVRGIGPAKLEALRDLVTVG comes from the coding sequence GTGTCCGAGCCCCAACCGCACGGCCCGGTCGACGAGCGCTCGCTCGCCGCGCTCGAGGCCCTTCGCCGTGAGCCCTCGCCGGGTCGGCCCGCCGACGGTGAGCTGGTCCGACCGTGGTGGGTCGACCGGGCCCGGGAGATGGTCGTCGCCCGCTGGCCCGCCGTGGTCGAGCGTCCCGGCGGCGTGGTCGTGGCCGTGGCGGTCGGCCTGGTGGTGCTCGTCGGGCTGGTGCTGTGGGTCACCGGCGTCGTCGGTGGGGGGTCGACCGCCGCGCAGGGGCCGCCCCTGAGCCTCCCGTTCACGACGGCCGTCGACGGGACCGGTGACGTCCTCGGGCCGGGCGGCACGGCCGGTGCGCCCACCACGACCACGGCGGTCGTCGTCCACGCCGCCGGTGCGGTGGTCAGGCCCGGTGTGCACCGCCTCCCCGGCGGGTCCCGGGTCGCCGACGTGCTGGCGGCGGCCGGTGGTCCGGGCCCCGATGCCGACCTCGACCGGGTCAACCTGGCCGCCCTCGTCGCCGACGGTCAGCGGCTCTACGTGCCCCGGCTCGGCGAGGCCGCGGTGCCCGCACCGGTGGGTGCGGCCGACGGTGCAGGCACGGCGGGCGCGGCCGGTGGTGGCACCTCGCCGACGGCGGGGGGACCGGTGGACCTGAACGCGGCGACCGAATCGGAGCTCGACGTCCTTCCCGGGGTGGGGCCGAGCACGGCCTCGGCGATCGTCGCCCACCGCGAGGCCAACGGCCCGTTCTCCCGGGTCGACGACCTCCTCGAGGTGCGTGGCATCGGACCGGCGAAGCTCGAGGCGCTGCGCGATCTCGTGACCGTGGGGTGA
- a CDS encoding tetratricopeptide repeat protein, with amino-acid sequence MAAIDVTDQTFQADVLERSMTTPVVVDLWAPWCGPCTTLGPIIEAAVDATEGRVVLVKVNVDENPATSQAFRVQSIPAVFAVQEGKVVDSFIGAQGPAEVQAFVDRLDGGAAPSEVDLLREAGDEASLRTALELEPDNADVIADLAEVLVADERNDEALELLARVPETPAIRRVAALARSGGGFTSADEVEARLDELLAVVKDDDDARQQYVDLLELLGPDDPRTAVYRKRLTTVLF; translated from the coding sequence GTGGCAGCCATCGACGTGACCGACCAGACCTTCCAGGCCGACGTGCTCGAGCGGTCGATGACGACCCCGGTGGTCGTCGACCTGTGGGCGCCGTGGTGCGGCCCGTGCACGACGCTCGGCCCGATCATCGAGGCGGCCGTCGACGCCACGGAGGGCCGGGTGGTGCTGGTCAAGGTGAACGTCGACGAGAACCCCGCCACCTCGCAGGCGTTCCGTGTGCAGAGCATCCCTGCGGTGTTCGCCGTCCAGGAGGGCAAGGTCGTCGACTCGTTCATCGGCGCACAGGGCCCTGCCGAGGTCCAGGCGTTCGTCGATCGGCTCGACGGGGGCGCGGCCCCCAGCGAGGTCGACCTGCTACGGGAGGCCGGCGACGAGGCGTCGCTGCGCACGGCGCTGGAGCTCGAGCCCGACAACGCCGACGTGATCGCCGATCTCGCCGAGGTCCTCGTCGCCGACGAGCGCAACGACGAAGCCCTCGAGCTGTTGGCCCGCGTGCCCGAGACGCCGGCCATCCGGCGCGTCGCCGCGTTGGCCCGGAGCGGCGGGGGGTTCACCTCCGCCGACGAGGTGGAGGCCCGGCTGGACGAGCTGCTGGCGGTCGTCAAGGACGACGACGACGCCCGTCAGCAGTACGTCGACCTGCTCGAGCTGCTGGGCCCGGACGACCCCCGCACCGCCGTCTACCGCAAGCGCCTGACGACCGTGCTCTTCTAG
- a CDS encoding phosphotransferase family protein yields the protein MADTVEGIDVEAVTAWLAPRVERLTPPLSFSLIPGGHSNLTYLVTDTDGRRWVLRRPPLGLVLATAHDMGREHRIITALRGHVPVAPVVGLSADDAVNGAPFYVMDFVDGEVVRDVAAAEALTPAQRHRAGESLVEVLAAIHAVDVDAVGLGDLGRREAYLERQLRRWHGQWETSRTRDLPVVDDVHRRLVESVPDQGPATIVHGDYRLDNCILGPDGSVAAVLDWELCTLGDPLADLGLLCVYWADPGEPTHSGMPAATTVDGFATKAELVHRYAELTGRDVAHIGYYVAFGYWKLACIIQGVFARYAAGAMGDRGDTGEFDVFGRQVEMLADAAEQALEAID from the coding sequence TTGGCCGACACCGTGGAAGGGATCGACGTCGAGGCCGTCACCGCCTGGCTCGCGCCCCGCGTCGAGCGCCTCACCCCGCCGCTGTCGTTCTCGCTCATCCCGGGGGGCCATTCGAACCTCACCTACCTCGTGACCGACACGGACGGCCGCCGTTGGGTCCTGCGCCGCCCGCCCCTCGGCCTCGTGCTGGCCACCGCCCACGACATGGGTCGCGAGCACCGCATCATCACCGCCCTGCGGGGACACGTCCCCGTAGCCCCGGTCGTGGGCCTCAGCGCCGACGACGCCGTCAACGGGGCGCCGTTCTACGTCATGGACTTCGTCGACGGCGAGGTCGTCCGCGACGTCGCCGCCGCCGAGGCCCTCACCCCCGCCCAGCGGCACCGTGCCGGCGAGTCGCTGGTGGAGGTGCTCGCCGCCATCCACGCCGTCGACGTCGACGCGGTCGGCCTCGGCGACCTCGGACGCCGGGAGGCCTACCTGGAACGCCAGCTGCGGCGCTGGCACGGCCAGTGGGAGACGTCCCGTACCCGAGACCTGCCGGTGGTCGACGACGTCCACCGGCGCCTCGTCGAGAGCGTCCCGGACCAGGGCCCCGCCACGATCGTCCACGGCGACTACCGGCTCGACAACTGCATCCTGGGACCCGACGGGTCGGTCGCCGCGGTCCTCGACTGGGAGCTGTGCACCCTCGGCGACCCGCTCGCCGACCTCGGCCTGCTCTGCGTCTACTGGGCCGACCCCGGTGAGCCCACCCACTCCGGGATGCCCGCCGCGACGACCGTGGACGGCTTCGCCACCAAGGCCGAGCTCGTCCACCGCTACGCCGAGCTGACCGGTCGCGACGTCGCCCACATCGGCTACTACGTCGCGTTCGGGTACTGGAAGCTGGCCTGCATCATCCAGGGGGTCTTCGCCCGCTACGCCGCCGGGGCGATGGGCGACCGGGGCGACACCGGCGAGTTCGACGTCTTCGGCCGGCAGGTCGAGATGCTCGCCGACGCCGCCGAACAGGCGCTCGAGGCCATCGACTGA
- a CDS encoding PAC2 family protein, producing MSELFELRSRPDVDAPVLVMCLDGWIDAGLAATNALGTVLEVLDTETVAVFDADRLLDHRSRRPIMHLDDGVNTGLTWPSIELRLAVDLDGNDVLFLVGAEPDHVWQAFSRAVVDLALEFDCRMVLGLGAYPAPTPHTRPTRLVSTSADPERVRQVGVTHGRIDVPAGVHAAIEHQCHEVGLPAIGLWAQIPHYAAAMPYPAGAVALVEGLWTVGGLRFRMGSLREDAATTHERLESLVANSDEHVQMVQQLEAHVDAIESVTDGPLPSGDDLAAEVERFLRDQ from the coding sequence GTGAGCGAGCTCTTCGAACTGCGCAGCCGACCCGATGTCGACGCCCCCGTCCTGGTGATGTGCCTCGACGGGTGGATCGACGCCGGTCTGGCGGCCACCAACGCCCTCGGCACCGTGCTGGAGGTGCTCGACACCGAGACCGTCGCCGTGTTCGACGCCGACCGCCTGCTCGACCACCGCTCGCGTCGCCCGATCATGCACCTCGACGACGGGGTCAACACCGGGCTGACCTGGCCGTCGATCGAGCTGCGGCTCGCCGTCGACCTCGACGGCAACGACGTGCTGTTCCTGGTCGGGGCCGAGCCCGACCACGTCTGGCAGGCGTTCTCCCGGGCCGTGGTCGACCTCGCCCTCGAGTTCGACTGCCGGATGGTGCTCGGTCTGGGCGCCTACCCGGCGCCCACCCCGCACACCCGTCCGACCCGGCTCGTGTCGACCTCCGCCGATCCCGAACGGGTACGACAGGTGGGGGTCACCCACGGCCGGATCGACGTGCCCGCCGGGGTGCACGCCGCCATCGAGCACCAGTGCCACGAGGTGGGGTTGCCGGCGATCGGCCTGTGGGCGCAGATCCCGCACTACGCCGCCGCCATGCCCTACCCGGCCGGCGCGGTGGCGCTGGTGGAGGGCCTCTGGACCGTCGGGGGCCTCCGGTTCCGCATGGGATCGCTGCGCGAGGACGCGGCGACCACCCACGAACGCCTCGAGAGCCTCGTCGCCAACAGCGACGAGCACGTGCAGATGGTGCAACAGCTCGAGGCCCACGTCGACGCCATCGAGTCGGTGACCGACGGCCCCCTCCCCTCGGGCGACGACCTCGCCGCCGAAGTGGAGCGCTTCCTGCGCGACCAGTAG